One part of the Ziziphus jujuba cultivar Dongzao chromosome 2, ASM3175591v1 genome encodes these proteins:
- the LOC107419238 gene encoding LOW QUALITY PROTEIN: agamous-like MADS-box protein AGL65 (The sequence of the model RefSeq protein was modified relative to this genomic sequence to represent the inferred CDS: substituted 2 bases at 2 genomic stop codons) — translation MGRVKLKLKRLENVNGRQATYAKRKCGIMKNANELSIXCDIDMVFLMFSPTGRPALVEGPHRNFWEVIEKFAQLSYCERMKRKLASLEALKKTFKKXDHDVNIDYFMGSSDFSGLSTQRTVVDSSNQLWELQAQLTGVRRRLSYWSNLNKIDDIGCLNQMEDMLRESIKGILLQKENLAKRPPVSTNYRDQAQLPPWVSNNENQHMDMVQPSVKKHLLYGNSSDHLKIFSGESSHTVTR, via the exons ATGGGAAGGGTTAAACTAAAATTGAAGAGACTAGAGAACGTAAACGGCCGACAAGCTACTTATGCAAAGCGGAAATGTGGGATCATGAAGAATGCGAATGAGTTATCAATCTAATGTGATATCGATATGGTGTTTCTCATGTTTTCCCCAACTGGGAGGCCTGCATTAGTGGAAGGGCCGCACAG GAACTTTTGGGAGGTTATTGAAAAGTTTGCTCAGTTATCATATTGTGAAAGGATGAAGAG GAAATTGGCATCTCTTGAA GCACTGaagaaaacatttaaaaaatgagaTCATGATGTAAATATAGACTATTTCATGGGTTCAAGCGACTTCTCAGGTTTAAG CACTCAGAGAACAGTTGtg GATTCAAGTAATCAATTATGGGAATTGCAAGCCCAACTGACAGGAGTACGTAGAAGACTGAG CTATTGGAGTAATCTGAATAAGATCGATGATATAGGATGTCTTAACCAAATGGAAGACATGCTAAGGGAGTCAATTAAAGGGATACTGCTGCAGAAG GAAAATTTAGCAAAACGCCCTCCAGTGTCAACAAATTACAGAGACCAG GCTCAACTCCCACCATGGGTTTCAAATAATGAAAATCAACATATGGATATGGTACAACCCAGTGTGAAAAAGCATCTATTATATGG